A window of the Amycolatopsis solani genome harbors these coding sequences:
- a CDS encoding cob(I)yrinic acid a,c-diamide adenosyltransferase: protein MVVRINRVYTKVGDSGTTALGDGSRVPKTSARLGAYADTDETNSVLGLAIAVGQLTGEIADVLRVVQNDLFDVGADLCLPISDDPPYPPLRITEKYVERLEGWCDEFNERLPKLTSFILPGGTPGAAFLHQARTVSRRAERSAWALYEAEPETTNPIAVKYLNRLSDLLFILARLANPEGDVLWQPGGQPQ, encoded by the coding sequence ATGGTCGTTCGCATCAACCGCGTCTACACGAAGGTCGGCGACAGCGGCACGACCGCGCTCGGCGACGGGTCCCGCGTGCCGAAAACCTCGGCCCGCCTCGGCGCGTACGCGGACACCGACGAGACGAACTCGGTGCTGGGCCTCGCGATCGCCGTCGGGCAGCTGACCGGCGAAATCGCGGACGTCCTGCGTGTGGTGCAGAACGATCTCTTCGACGTCGGCGCCGACCTCTGCCTGCCGATCTCCGACGACCCGCCGTACCCGCCGCTGCGGATCACGGAGAAGTACGTCGAGCGGCTCGAAGGCTGGTGCGACGAGTTCAACGAGCGGCTGCCGAAGCTGACGTCGTTCATCCTGCCGGGCGGCACGCCGGGCGCGGCGTTCCTGCACCAGGCGCGCACGGTCTCCCGGCGTGCGGAGCGGAGCGCGTGGGCGCTGTACGAGGCCGAGCCGGAGACGACGAACCCGATCGCGGTGAAGTACCTGAACCGGCTGTCGGACCTGCTGTTCATCCTCGCCCGGCTGGCGAACCCCGAGGGTGACGTGCTGTGGCAGCCGGGCGGGCAGCCCCAGTAG
- a CDS encoding F0F1 ATP synthase subunit B encodes MLNSALVLAAEGETHNPIIPDISELILGIVAFLILLFILKKYVVPRFEAAYEERAQKIEGGIEKAEKAQAEAEEALAKYKAQLAEARSEAAKIRDDARLEAEQIKAELRAEAEAESQRIVAQGQAQLQAQKAQIIAELRADMGRNAVELASRIVGESLEDEARRRGTVDRFLAELETAGASNGAGK; translated from the coding sequence GTGCTGAACAGTGCCTTGGTCCTCGCCGCAGAGGGCGAAACGCACAACCCGATCATCCCCGACATCTCGGAGCTGATCCTCGGCATCGTCGCCTTCCTCATCCTGCTGTTCATCCTCAAGAAGTACGTCGTCCCTCGCTTCGAGGCCGCGTACGAAGAGCGTGCGCAGAAGATCGAGGGTGGCATCGAGAAGGCCGAGAAGGCCCAGGCCGAGGCCGAAGAGGCGCTGGCCAAGTACAAGGCCCAGCTGGCCGAGGCCCGGAGCGAGGCCGCCAAGATCCGTGACGACGCCCGGCTCGAAGCCGAGCAGATCAAGGCGGAACTGCGGGCCGAGGCGGAGGCCGAGTCCCAGCGGATCGTCGCTCAGGGGCAGGCCCAGCTGCAGGCCCAGAAGGCGCAGATCATCGCCGAGCTGCGGGCCGACATGGGCCGCAACGCCGTCGAGCTGGCCAGCCGCATCGTCGGCGAGTCGCTCGAGGACGAGGCGCGCCGCCGCGGCACCGTCGACCGGTTCCTGGCGGAGCTGGAGACCGCCGGTGCCTCCAACGGAGCGGGGAAGTAG
- a CDS encoding putative quinol monooxygenase: protein MIFIVVKFPVKPEHAEAWPEIVADYTANTRAEDGNRFFEWSRSLEDKNTYVLVEGFDGQDAAVAHVGSDHFKWAVENLGAYISDHPQIINVQDASDWGPMAEISPH, encoded by the coding sequence ATGATCTTCATCGTCGTCAAGTTCCCGGTGAAGCCGGAGCACGCCGAAGCCTGGCCGGAAATCGTCGCCGACTACACCGCGAACACCCGCGCCGAAGACGGCAACCGCTTCTTCGAATGGTCGCGCAGCCTCGAGGACAAGAACACCTACGTGCTGGTCGAGGGCTTCGACGGCCAGGACGCCGCGGTCGCGCACGTCGGCTCCGACCACTTCAAGTGGGCGGTCGAGAACCTCGGTGCCTACATCAGCGACCACCCGCAGATCATCAACGTCCAGGACGCCTCCGACTGGGGCCCGATGGCCGAGATCTCGCCCCACTAA
- a CDS encoding F0F1 ATP synthase subunit epsilon encodes MAEMSVELVAVERRLWSGTATFVVAQTTEGEIGIMAGHEPVLGQLVEGGVVKVTTTDGETVCAAVHGGFLSVTATGVSILAESAELSDEIDVDAAKAALNADDETERTRATAQLRAAGKSA; translated from the coding sequence GTGGCTGAGATGTCCGTGGAGCTGGTGGCCGTCGAGCGCCGTCTCTGGTCGGGTACCGCCACTTTCGTGGTGGCCCAGACCACCGAGGGCGAGATCGGCATCATGGCCGGCCACGAACCCGTGCTCGGGCAGCTCGTCGAGGGTGGCGTGGTCAAGGTGACGACCACCGACGGCGAGACGGTCTGCGCGGCCGTGCACGGCGGTTTCCTGTCGGTCACCGCCACCGGGGTCAGCATCCTGGCCGAGAGCGCCGAACTGTCCGACGAGATCGACGTCGACGCGGCGAAGGCGGCTTTGAACGCCGACGACGAAACCGAGCGGACGAGGGCAACGGCCCAGCTCCGCGCGGCGGGCAAGTCGGCCTGA
- a CDS encoding F0F1 ATP synthase subunit delta yields the protein MTLHAASREALGLAEERLGEVLADAGADAATVGDELLSVVDLLDREIGLRRAVSDASATPEARTALVRRLFDGKLSEPALKVLDAVAGSRWSSPRELTDGLESLGRSALLTSAEKTGNVDTVESQLFQVARVVANHPELEKALSDLTGSADAKRTLVRGLFADKVDVVTETLVEQVVRRAKGRGVGVGLDKLVKLAAERRQRSVAYVTSANALSDEQTAQLGEKLNGIYGRPIALHVEIDPRLGGGLVVRVGDEVIDGSAAGQLAALRRRLARA from the coding sequence ATGACGCTGCATGCTGCGAGCCGTGAAGCGCTCGGCCTCGCCGAGGAACGCCTCGGCGAGGTTCTGGCCGACGCGGGAGCCGACGCGGCCACGGTCGGCGACGAGCTGCTCTCGGTCGTCGACCTGCTGGACCGGGAGATCGGCCTGCGCCGGGCGGTGAGCGACGCCTCGGCGACGCCGGAGGCGCGCACCGCGCTGGTGCGCCGGCTGTTCGACGGCAAGCTGTCCGAACCGGCCCTGAAGGTGCTCGACGCCGTGGCGGGCAGCCGCTGGTCCAGCCCCCGTGAGCTGACCGACGGCCTCGAGTCGCTCGGTCGCTCGGCCCTGCTCACCTCGGCCGAGAAGACCGGGAACGTCGACACCGTCGAGTCCCAGCTCTTCCAGGTCGCGCGGGTGGTGGCCAACCACCCTGAGCTGGAGAAGGCGCTGTCGGACCTGACCGGTTCCGCCGACGCGAAGCGCACGCTGGTGCGCGGGCTGTTCGCCGACAAGGTGGACGTCGTGACCGAGACCCTCGTCGAGCAGGTCGTCCGCCGGGCCAAGGGCCGCGGCGTCGGCGTCGGGCTCGACAAGCTGGTCAAGCTGGCCGCCGAGCGGCGCCAGCGCTCGGTCGCCTACGTGACCAGCGCGAACGCCCTGTCCGACGAGCAGACCGCCCAGCTGGGCGAGAAGCTCAACGGCATCTACGGGCGGCCGATCGCCCTGCACGTCGAGATCGACCCCCGGCTCGGCGGCGGTCTCGTCGTCCGCGTCGGCGACGAGGTCATCGACGGGAGCGCGGCGGGTCAGCTCGCGGCGCTGCGCAGGCGGCTGGCCCGGGCATAG
- a CDS encoding ATP F0F1 synthase subunit C, which yields MSNIVLAQAAEQAVNINPGLAAIGYGLGAIGPGIGVGLIFAAVINGTARQPEAQGKLQGIGFSTFVLTEVLALIGIVIYFIASAA from the coding sequence GTGAGCAACATCGTTCTGGCCCAGGCCGCGGAGCAGGCCGTCAACATCAACCCCGGTCTCGCCGCCATCGGTTACGGCCTGGGCGCGATCGGCCCGGGCATCGGTGTGGGTCTGATCTTCGCGGCCGTCATCAACGGCACCGCGCGTCAGCCGGAGGCGCAGGGCAAGCTGCAGGGCATCGGCTTCTCGACCTTCGTGCTTACCGAGGTGCTCGCCCTGATCGGCATCGTCATCTACTTCATCGCCTCCGCCGCCTGA
- the murA gene encoding UDP-N-acetylglucosamine 1-carboxyvinyltransferase: MSEHFDVHGGARLVGEVDVVGAKNSVLKLMAAALLAEGTTTITNCPQILDVPLMGDVLRSVGCEVVIEGDTATITTPAELSHRADSAAMGKLRASVCVLGPLVGRLKQAVVALPGGDAIGSRPLDMHQNGLRKLGATSTIEHGCVVAKAETLVGAQIWLDFPSVGATENILMAAVLAEGTTVIDNCAREPEIADICTMLVEMGAKIEGAGTSTLTVHGVEKLHPTEHSVIGDRIVGATWAFAASMTRGDITVRGVNPHHLDLVLNKLELAGAEVETYDDKGFRVVQPERPKAVDWVTLPYPGFATDLQPFAVALSAVSEGTSMITENVYEARFRFIEEMVRLSGDARTDGHHAVVRGVPQLSSAPVWASDIRAGAGLVLAGLCADGVTEVWDVFHIDRGYPHFVENLNRLGADIKRVTGEPERA, encoded by the coding sequence ATGAGCGAGCACTTCGACGTGCATGGCGGAGCCCGGCTGGTCGGCGAGGTCGACGTGGTCGGCGCGAAGAACAGCGTGCTGAAACTGATGGCCGCGGCGCTGCTGGCCGAGGGCACCACGACCATCACGAACTGCCCGCAGATCCTCGACGTCCCGCTGATGGGCGACGTGCTGCGGAGCGTCGGCTGCGAGGTCGTCATCGAAGGCGACACCGCCACGATCACGACGCCGGCCGAGCTGTCGCACCGCGCGGACTCGGCTGCGATGGGCAAGCTGCGCGCGTCCGTCTGCGTGCTGGGCCCGCTGGTCGGCCGGCTGAAGCAGGCCGTCGTGGCGCTGCCGGGCGGCGACGCGATCGGCTCGCGGCCGCTGGACATGCACCAGAACGGCCTGCGCAAGCTGGGCGCGACGAGCACCATCGAGCACGGCTGCGTCGTCGCGAAGGCCGAGACGCTTGTCGGCGCCCAGATCTGGCTCGACTTCCCGAGCGTCGGCGCGACCGAGAACATCCTGATGGCGGCCGTGCTGGCCGAGGGCACCACGGTCATCGACAACTGCGCGCGCGAGCCCGAAATCGCCGACATCTGCACGATGCTCGTCGAGATGGGCGCGAAGATCGAAGGCGCCGGGACGTCGACGCTCACGGTCCACGGCGTCGAGAAGCTGCACCCGACCGAGCACAGCGTGATCGGCGACCGGATCGTCGGCGCGACGTGGGCGTTCGCCGCCTCGATGACCCGCGGCGACATCACCGTCCGCGGCGTCAACCCGCACCACCTCGACCTGGTGCTGAACAAGCTCGAACTGGCCGGCGCGGAGGTGGAGACCTACGACGACAAGGGCTTCCGCGTGGTCCAGCCGGAGCGCCCGAAGGCGGTCGACTGGGTGACGCTGCCGTACCCCGGTTTCGCGACCGACCTGCAGCCCTTCGCGGTCGCGCTGTCGGCGGTGTCCGAGGGCACGTCGATGATCACGGAGAACGTGTACGAAGCGCGGTTCCGCTTCATCGAGGAGATGGTCCGCCTGTCGGGCGACGCCCGCACGGACGGCCACCACGCGGTGGTCCGCGGCGTCCCCCAGCTGTCGAGCGCCCCGGTCTGGGCCTCCGACATCCGCGCGGGCGCGGGCCTGGTACTGGCGGGCCTGTGCGCGGACGGCGTCACGGAGGTCTGGGACGTCTTCCACATCGACCGCGGCTACCCGCATTTCGTGGAGAACCTGAACCGGCTGGGGGCCGACATCAAGCGCGTCACCGGCGAGCCCGAGCGGGCGTGA
- a CDS encoding TetR/AcrR family transcriptional regulator, whose product MARTPTGAAVLQPEVTQAITEAVMWELAEQGYGRLSMEAVAKRAGVSKSALYRRWASKDHMIASVVTEFSVTRAPEVDTGTLRGDLRETMRSLIDWLTHPLFSRILPDLIAEDARAPEHARGLREAIGGPRREVGEAMLRRAITRGELPEDLDMELALDVLAAPIYWRLVVRMAPAEPDYVDRLVAYALRALGAQSA is encoded by the coding sequence ATGGCACGCACCCCGACCGGCGCCGCGGTCCTCCAGCCCGAGGTCACGCAGGCCATCACCGAAGCCGTCATGTGGGAACTCGCCGAACAGGGCTACGGGCGCCTGTCGATGGAAGCGGTCGCGAAACGCGCTGGCGTCAGCAAGAGCGCGCTGTACCGGCGCTGGGCGTCGAAGGACCACATGATCGCGTCGGTGGTGACGGAGTTCAGCGTGACGCGCGCGCCGGAGGTCGACACGGGCACCCTGCGCGGAGACCTGCGCGAGACGATGCGGTCCCTGATCGACTGGCTCACGCACCCGCTGTTCTCGCGGATCCTGCCGGACCTGATCGCGGAGGACGCCCGCGCCCCGGAACACGCCCGCGGCTTGCGCGAGGCCATCGGCGGCCCCCGCCGCGAGGTCGGCGAGGCCATGCTCCGCCGCGCGATCACCCGCGGCGAGCTACCCGAAGACCTGGACATGGAGCTGGCCCTCGACGTCCTGGCGGCACCGATCTACTGGCGGCTGGTGGTCCGCATGGCCCCGGCGGAGCCGGACTACGTGGACCGCCTGGTGGCGTACGCCCTGCGCGCGCTCGGCGCGCAGAGCGCCTGA
- the aroA gene encoding 3-phosphoshikimate 1-carboxyvinyltransferase — MTLVEIPGSKSVTARGLFLAAAAHGTTTLGRPLHSDDTEGFAEGLAELGYRVDRQPGAWTIEGRPSGPGVASADVFCRDGATTARFLPALAAAGTGTFHFDASDQMRRRPLGPLTDALQELGVDLEFGGEPGHHPLTVRANGVKGGDLTLDAGLSSQFLTALLLLGPLTAEGLRITVTDLVSVPYVEITLEMMRRFGVDVGREGKTFVVPPTPYRACEYPVEPDASTASYFLAAAAVTGRTVTIPGLGSSALQGDVRFVDVLDRMGAHVELAEDSVTVAGPSDGLRGVTVNMRDISDTVPTLAAIAPFASGPVRIEDVYNTRIKECDRLDACEENLRALGIEVETGRDWIEIQPGTPSGALIKCRRDHRIAMAFSITGLLTDGITLDDPDCVKKTFPGFHQTLADLRTQWAS; from the coding sequence GTGACCCTCGTCGAGATCCCCGGCTCCAAGTCCGTCACCGCCCGCGGCCTGTTCCTGGCCGCCGCCGCGCACGGCACCACGACCCTCGGCCGTCCGCTGCACTCGGACGACACCGAGGGCTTCGCCGAGGGCCTCGCCGAGCTCGGTTACCGCGTCGACCGCCAGCCGGGCGCGTGGACCATCGAGGGCCGCCCGTCGGGTCCGGGCGTCGCTTCCGCCGACGTCTTCTGCCGCGACGGCGCCACGACGGCCCGGTTCCTGCCCGCGCTGGCCGCAGCCGGCACCGGGACGTTCCACTTCGACGCCTCCGACCAGATGCGCCGCCGCCCGCTCGGGCCGCTGACCGACGCGCTGCAGGAGCTGGGCGTCGACCTCGAGTTCGGCGGCGAGCCGGGCCACCACCCGCTGACGGTCCGCGCGAACGGCGTCAAGGGCGGCGACCTGACCCTCGACGCCGGGCTGTCTTCGCAGTTCCTGACCGCGTTGCTGCTGCTCGGGCCGCTGACCGCGGAGGGGCTGCGGATCACGGTGACCGACCTCGTGTCGGTGCCCTACGTCGAGATCACGCTCGAGATGATGCGCCGCTTCGGCGTCGACGTCGGGCGTGAGGGGAAGACGTTCGTCGTCCCGCCGACGCCGTACCGGGCCTGCGAGTACCCGGTGGAGCCCGACGCGTCGACGGCGAGCTACTTCCTCGCCGCGGCGGCGGTCACCGGCCGCACGGTGACCATCCCGGGGCTGGGCTCTTCGGCGCTGCAGGGCGACGTCCGCTTCGTCGACGTGCTAGACCGGATGGGTGCGCACGTCGAGCTGGCCGAGGACTCGGTGACGGTCGCGGGCCCGTCGGACGGCCTGCGCGGGGTCACGGTGAACATGCGCGACATCTCCGACACCGTCCCGACGCTGGCGGCGATCGCGCCGTTCGCTTCGGGCCCGGTGCGCATCGAGGACGTGTACAACACGCGCATCAAGGAGTGCGACCGGCTGGACGCGTGCGAGGAGAACCTGCGCGCGCTGGGCATCGAGGTGGAGACGGGTCGCGACTGGATCGAGATCCAGCCGGGCACGCCGTCCGGCGCCCTGATCAAGTGCCGCCGGGACCACCGGATCGCGATGGCGTTCAGCATCACCGGCCTGCTCACCGACGGCATCACGCTCGACGACCCGGACTGCGTGAAGAAGACGTTCCCCGGCTTCCACCAGACACTGGCCGACTTGCGTACGCAGTGGGCCTCGTGA
- a CDS encoding DUF2550 domain-containing protein, producing the protein MKITVVVVGLLIVLAVLVAWYGQRWIRMRRGGGVSVALRWRPDAARSSWHLGLGRYEGDEFVWYRVWSLRTGPDRVFQRESMQIADRRDPSGSEAYAVPEGSTVLRCESETQEAIEIAMGPGALTGFLSWLESAPPGRRLPRAS; encoded by the coding sequence GTGAAGATCACCGTGGTGGTAGTCGGGCTCCTGATCGTGCTCGCCGTGCTGGTCGCCTGGTACGGCCAGCGGTGGATCCGGATGCGCCGCGGTGGGGGCGTGAGCGTCGCGCTGCGGTGGCGTCCGGACGCCGCGCGGTCCAGCTGGCACCTGGGGCTGGGCCGCTACGAGGGCGACGAGTTCGTCTGGTACCGCGTGTGGAGCCTGCGGACCGGCCCGGACCGCGTCTTCCAGCGGGAAAGCATGCAGATCGCCGACCGGCGCGACCCGTCCGGGAGCGAGGCCTACGCCGTTCCCGAAGGCTCGACCGTGCTGCGCTGCGAGTCGGAAACCCAGGAAGCGATCGAGATCGCCATGGGCCCGGGTGCGTTGACGGGTTTCCTGTCGTGGCTCGAGTCCGCCCCGCCCGGGCGACGCCTGCCCCGCGCCTCCTGA
- the atpD gene encoding F0F1 ATP synthase subunit beta — protein sequence MTSTEAPRAKGRIVSVTGPVVDVEFPRGSVPDQFNALKVDIEFEQLRKTVTLEVASHLGDNLVRTISLQPQDGLVRGAEVTDTGGPITVPVGDKVKGHVYNALGECLDEPGYGEDLERWGIHRSAPSFDQLEGKTKMLETGLKVVDLLTPYVEGGKIGLFGGAGVGKTVLIKEMITRVARNFGGTSVFAGVGERTREGNDLFLEMSEDGVINDTALIFGQMDEPPGTRMRVALSALTMAEYFRDVQNQDVLLFIDNIFRFTQAGSEVSTLLGRMPSAVGYQPTLADEMGQLQERITSTRGRSITSMQAIYVPADDYTDPAPAATFAHLDATTELSRGVFQKGIFPAVDPLASTSTILDPAIVGEDHYRVASEVIRILQKYKELQDIIAILGMDELSEEDKLTVQRARRIERFLSQNMLVAEAFTQIPGSTVPLSETIESFDRITKGDFDHYPEQAFLGIGGLEDLEKKYKEITKK from the coding sequence ATGACCAGTACTGAAGCCCCGCGCGCCAAGGGGCGCATCGTCTCGGTGACCGGGCCGGTCGTCGACGTCGAGTTCCCGCGCGGTTCCGTTCCCGACCAGTTCAACGCGCTCAAGGTCGACATCGAGTTCGAGCAGCTGCGCAAGACGGTGACCCTCGAGGTGGCCAGCCACCTGGGCGACAACCTCGTCCGCACCATCTCCCTGCAGCCGCAGGACGGCCTGGTGCGCGGCGCCGAGGTCACCGACACCGGCGGCCCGATCACGGTCCCGGTCGGCGACAAGGTCAAGGGCCACGTCTACAACGCCCTCGGTGAGTGCCTCGACGAGCCCGGCTACGGCGAGGACCTCGAGCGCTGGGGCATCCACCGCAGTGCGCCGTCCTTCGACCAGCTCGAAGGCAAGACGAAGATGCTGGAGACCGGCCTCAAGGTCGTCGACCTGCTGACCCCGTACGTCGAGGGTGGCAAGATCGGCCTGTTCGGCGGTGCCGGCGTCGGCAAGACGGTGCTCATCAAGGAGATGATCACCCGCGTCGCCCGGAACTTCGGTGGTACCTCGGTGTTCGCCGGCGTCGGCGAGCGCACTCGTGAGGGCAACGACCTCTTCCTGGAGATGTCCGAGGACGGCGTCATCAACGACACCGCCCTCATCTTCGGCCAGATGGACGAGCCGCCGGGCACGCGCATGCGCGTCGCGCTGTCGGCGCTGACCATGGCGGAGTACTTCCGCGACGTCCAGAACCAGGACGTGCTGCTGTTCATCGACAACATCTTCCGGTTCACCCAGGCCGGTTCCGAGGTCTCGACCCTGCTGGGCCGCATGCCTTCGGCCGTGGGTTACCAGCCGACGCTGGCCGACGAGATGGGGCAGCTGCAGGAGCGGATCACCTCGACCCGAGGCCGTTCGATCACCTCGATGCAGGCGATCTACGTCCCCGCGGACGACTACACCGACCCGGCCCCGGCCGCGACGTTCGCCCACCTGGACGCGACCACCGAGCTCTCGCGTGGCGTGTTCCAGAAGGGCATCTTCCCGGCGGTGGACCCGCTGGCGTCGACGTCGACGATCCTCGACCCGGCCATCGTCGGTGAGGACCACTACCGTGTCGCCTCCGAGGTCATCCGGATCCTGCAGAAGTACAAGGAACTGCAGGACATCATCGCGATCCTCGGTATGGACGAGCTCTCGGAAGAGGACAAGCTCACCGTTCAGCGCGCGCGCCGCATCGAGCGGTTCCTGTCGCAGAACATGCTGGTCGCCGAGGCGTTCACGCAGATCCCGGGCTCGACGGTGCCGCTGTCGGAGACGATCGAGTCGTTCGACCGCATCACCAAGGGTGACTTCGACCACTACCCGGAGCAGGCGTTCCTGGGTATCGGTGGCCTCGAAGACCTCGAGAAGAAGTACAAGGAAATCACCAAGAAGTGA
- the atpA gene encoding F0F1 ATP synthase subunit alpha, producing the protein MAELTISSDEIRSAIENYVSSYAPDVSREEVGVVIDAGDGIAHVEGLPSAMANELLEFPGGVLGVALNLDARSIGAAILGDFESIEEGQQVKRTGQVLSVPVGDGYLGRVVNPLGAAIDGLGEIETTERRALELKAASVVERQPVSEPLQTGITAIDAMTPIGRGQRQLIIGDRKTGKTAVAVDTIINQKANWETGDPKKQVRCIYVAVGQKGSTIAAVKKSLEDAGAMEYTTIVAAPASDSAGFKWIAPYTGSAIGQHWMYEGKHVLIVFDDLTKQADAYRAISLLLRRPPGREAFPGDVFYLHSRLLERCAKLSDELGAGSLTGLPIIETKANDVSAYIPTNVISITDGQCFFQSDLFNAGQRPAIDVGISVSRVGGAAQVKAMKSVSGSLRIDLSQYRELEAFAAFASDLDDASKAQLERGARLYEVLKQPQYSPVPVEEQVCTVWLGTNGHYDSVPTEDVRRFNQEFLDSLRRKHDDILGAIRDSGKFEDETADKLVAAVNEFKKEFTTSEGKPLEENADAMESDKVGQETVKVNKPAPKK; encoded by the coding sequence ATGGCCGAGCTGACGATCTCCTCGGATGAGATCCGTAGCGCGATCGAGAACTACGTCTCGAGTTACGCCCCGGACGTGAGCCGGGAAGAAGTTGGCGTCGTGATCGACGCGGGTGACGGTATCGCCCACGTCGAGGGCCTCCCCTCGGCCATGGCCAACGAGCTGCTCGAGTTCCCCGGCGGCGTCCTGGGCGTCGCACTGAACCTGGACGCGCGCTCCATCGGTGCCGCGATCCTCGGTGACTTCGAAAGCATCGAAGAGGGCCAGCAGGTCAAGCGCACCGGCCAGGTCCTGTCGGTGCCGGTCGGCGACGGCTACCTCGGTCGCGTCGTGAACCCGCTGGGTGCCGCCATCGACGGCCTCGGCGAGATCGAGACCACCGAGCGCCGCGCGCTGGAGCTGAAGGCCGCCTCGGTGGTCGAGCGCCAGCCGGTGTCCGAGCCGCTGCAGACCGGCATCACCGCGATCGACGCGATGACGCCGATCGGGCGCGGCCAGCGCCAGCTGATCATCGGTGACCGCAAGACGGGCAAGACCGCCGTCGCCGTGGACACGATCATCAACCAGAAGGCCAACTGGGAGACCGGCGACCCGAAGAAGCAGGTCCGCTGCATCTACGTCGCCGTCGGCCAGAAGGGCTCGACGATCGCCGCGGTCAAGAAGTCCCTCGAGGACGCGGGCGCGATGGAGTACACCACCATCGTCGCCGCTCCGGCCTCGGACTCCGCCGGCTTCAAGTGGATCGCGCCCTACACCGGCTCGGCCATCGGCCAGCACTGGATGTACGAGGGCAAGCACGTCCTCATCGTGTTCGACGACCTGACCAAGCAGGCCGACGCCTACCGCGCGATCTCGCTGCTGCTGCGCCGCCCGCCGGGCCGCGAGGCGTTCCCCGGCGACGTCTTCTACTTGCACTCCCGTCTCCTCGAGCGGTGCGCGAAGCTCTCGGACGAGCTGGGCGCCGGCTCGCTGACCGGGCTGCCGATCATCGAGACCAAGGCCAACGACGTGTCGGCCTACATCCCGACGAACGTCATCTCGATCACCGACGGCCAGTGCTTCTTCCAGTCGGACCTGTTCAACGCCGGTCAGCGCCCGGCCATCGACGTGGGTATCTCGGTCTCCCGCGTGGGTGGTGCCGCGCAGGTCAAGGCGATGAAGTCGGTCTCGGGCTCGCTCCGGATCGACCTGTCGCAGTACCGCGAGCTGGAGGCCTTCGCGGCCTTCGCCTCGGACCTCGACGACGCCTCCAAGGCGCAGCTCGAGCGCGGTGCCCGGCTGTACGAGGTGCTCAAGCAGCCGCAGTACTCGCCGGTCCCGGTCGAGGAGCAGGTCTGCACGGTGTGGCTGGGCACGAACGGCCACTACGACTCGGTCCCGACCGAGGACGTCCGCCGCTTCAACCAGGAGTTCCTCGACTCGCTCCGCCGCAAGCACGACGACATCCTGGGCGCGATCCGCGACTCCGGGAAGTTCGAGGACGAGACGGCCGACAAGCTGGTCGCCGCGGTGAACGAGTTCAAGAAGGAGTTCACGACCTCCGAGGGCAAGCCGCTCGAGGAGAACGCGGACGCCATGGAATCCGACAAGGTCGGGCAGGAGACCGTCAAGGTCAACAAGCCCGCGCCGAAGAAGTGA
- a CDS encoding F0F1 ATP synthase subunit gamma has protein sequence MAAQLRELRSRIKATKSIGKITKAMELIATARITKARARVAASRPYADEITKVLSALAGAATTLDHPMLVERPNPKRAAVLVVTSDKGQCGGYNSNVLRATEELLALLREEGKEPQVYVTGNKGLNYYRFRGREVVDGWTGFSDQPGYANAVAAGDALVESFMRGVDDEHGNADGVTGVDEIHVVYTEFVSMLTQRPTAKRVAPLEVEYSEGEEEKPAGLLPSYEFEPSADKLLDALLPKYINTRLYAALLESAASELAARRTAMKAASDNANELVGNLTREMNQARQAQITQEISEIVGGANALTAAGSDD, from the coding sequence ATGGCCGCACAACTCCGGGAACTCCGGTCGCGCATCAAGGCGACCAAGTCGATCGGCAAGATCACCAAGGCGATGGAGCTCATCGCCACCGCGCGCATCACCAAGGCGCGGGCGCGGGTCGCCGCTTCCCGGCCGTACGCCGACGAGATCACGAAGGTGCTCTCGGCGCTGGCCGGCGCGGCCACGACGCTCGACCACCCCATGCTGGTCGAGCGCCCGAACCCGAAGCGGGCCGCTGTCCTGGTCGTGACCAGCGACAAGGGCCAGTGCGGTGGGTACAACTCCAACGTGCTGCGCGCGACCGAAGAGCTGCTGGCCCTCCTCCGCGAGGAGGGCAAGGAGCCGCAGGTCTACGTCACCGGCAACAAGGGGCTGAACTACTACCGGTTCCGGGGCCGCGAGGTCGTGGACGGCTGGACGGGCTTCTCCGACCAGCCGGGCTACGCGAACGCGGTCGCGGCCGGTGACGCCCTGGTCGAGTCGTTCATGCGGGGTGTCGACGACGAGCACGGCAACGCCGACGGCGTCACGGGTGTCGACGAGATCCACGTCGTCTACACCGAGTTCGTGTCGATGCTGACCCAGCGGCCGACCGCCAAGCGCGTCGCGCCGCTCGAGGTCGAGTACTCCGAAGGCGAAGAGGAGAAGCCCGCCGGGCTGCTCCCCAGCTACGAGTTCGAGCCGAGTGCCGACAAGCTGCTGGACGCCCTGCTGCCGAAGTACATCAACACGCGGCTCTACGCGGCGCTGCTCGAGTCGGCGGCGTCCGAACTGGCTGCCCGCCGGACGGCGATGAAGGCCGCGTCGGACAACGCGAACGAGCTGGTGGGCAACCTGACGCGGGAGATGAACCAGGCCCGCCAGGCGCAGATCACCCAGGAGATCTCCGAAATCGTCGGTGGCGCGAACGCGCTCACCGCAGCAGGAAGTGATGATTGA